In Rhodococcus pseudokoreensis, the DNA window GGGCGGCCAATGCACGTGTGAAGTCTTCGTCCCAGCCGGTCAACCAGGAGTCGACCTGTCGGCCGATCTTGCCTTCACTGAGTTGCTCGGCAAGAAACTCACGGACTTCGGTCCGCAAGTCGTCCATGGCGTGTGGGTCACTGGAGACCGGGGGCACCAGTCTGAGGTTGGTCATGATGGTTCTTCCATTCAGGAGGAGGTGGCCTGAGGCGAGGTCGCCGTCACGACGGATGCATCGGCCAGCGCATGGACGCGGTCGGCGGAGTAACCGAGATCTTCGAGGATCGTGAAGGTGTCCTCACCGAGCAGGGGAGGGTGTCGGCTGAGCGAAATCGGTGTGCGCGACATCGCGAACGGAGTGCGGGTGGCGTGATACTCGCCTTCGGTGGGGTGTTCACGCTTGGTGATCAATCCCTGGTCCAGGACGTAGGCGTTCTCGTGTGCGTGGGCGAGATCGAGTAGGTCGGACGCGGGAATTCCCTGTGTCTGACACAAGTCCAACCAA includes these proteins:
- a CDS encoding CoA transferase, encoding MCQTQGIPASDLLDLAHAHENAYVLDQGLITKREHPTEGEYHATRTPFAMSRTPISLSRHPPLLGEDTFTILEDLGYSADRVHALADASVVTATSPQATSS